From Clarias gariepinus isolate MV-2021 ecotype Netherlands chromosome 1, CGAR_prim_01v2, whole genome shotgun sequence:
atttttaggagcagcttcctagtaaaacctgctttatattgacccgcgtttataaagcagtctggtgaaaaatgagtagtgcaaacatgaacgcatttaggtaaatcagcggggacgttagctttaaaaactaaattcagccactgcctcctcagcggctcagatacctaaccctaggtaggtaccctaggtcactaaccctaggtagtgaatgacgactgctgtgttcactattacacccaacaactgtgcacaacactcgcttaggcgtcattttgctccagcggcgaaaaaacaatggccgacagcgtcttctcactcggggcgggtctttgctaaaacaccagtgtcaatcaacttgtgtaggaacgccctcttgtggtgtggcgtcacaaggcaaggcttttgcgattggcctgatttcagaagggggatgttactgtaataaacgaaaagaaaaccactgggcgactctttatcatcgtagagtggttgtgtacgcactctcctaacacacagtttagtccaaacagcttaaaatagtgcatgtagtgctgtatgacccctttaaataataatagtgagTGCTATTGACTTCTCGTCAATAGCACTCACCAGATTCAGTAGACTTTACAACAGCTTTGTTAACGGCAGTCAAATTAACAGGTGATAATACTTTTGTTGAGCTGATATTTCAATGGCTCACAATCAGCCTCTCGAGTGTaagaaaacaacattaaaagaagaaaaggcgGAAAATGGATTGTGGTTGAATCAGGCGGATGAAATAACGTAAATGAAGCGTGCACATTCATCTTGTGTGTTGCCTGAAGAAACAGCCAATCATCAACTTTAAATTCGGTCTGAATTTCACTAAAGTGCttagttcattttctactgggcgcgcacgTGCAAAGCATAGCAAAACccctgtaggttatgtacagaaaacagaaatgagtagttacctttgagtcttctaTTCCAAATCATTCGTCCTTTTTCACCATAgacagtgcaatagattcaaaagaacggaTTAGAAGACTCATGAAAAGAACCATTAAATtatgtttcctgtgtaatgcactgcatagcatctatgagagtcacgtgacaaaagaacaaatgatttggactagaagatatgagaggtaaGCTGCTccttctgtttatcataatatgtccttagctgcattataatattttttattactggaactaaaGCCAAaatctgtgtactgtatgtagacgtgttgggggtctgttttttttatttaacattttattttatttttgattaaaaaaacaacaaaaaacttccCATCATTAGTGCACACTGATGAATCTAAGGCATGTAAAGGTCGAGAAGAGGAAAAGAGGGCCATTGCTTTAGTTCCtgctacattttctaatctacgAAAGAAAATACTATGATTGATGGTGgcaaaagctgcactaaggtcaTGTAACACAAGAAAAGAGACGCAACCCTGATTAGAGGCTGGTAGGATGTACTGGCTTAtctataataatttttcttaCAATATCTATGGTATAAAGGAATGTTGACTCTAAATGATGAGTTGCCTGATTGAGTCGTGTGGGGTCAGACAGTGATCCAATCATAGTTAATAACTATCAGATTACTGGTAAAGCTCTGTGTAgttgttgatgtgaatgtatgtttaatgCAGTAGTATGGCTCTGCACATACATTagtactatgacacactttaaatATAGATGTAAAAGATGTATAAGATTGTGATCTGAGATTAATTTTGGATTGTAGAAATgtcaatataatttttatacttaatctgGAGGATATTAAATCTAGAATATTACCTGCCTTATAAGTGGGTCCTACTagacactgatttactcctactgattccagaatggacataaatgctgttctcagagggtcttctggattctttaatgaatattaaaatctccagcaattaacgctttgtctacagaaatgaccaGGTTTGAGAGAAAATCGGCAAATTCGCAAAGAAATTCAGAGATAGCCCTGGCgatctgtaaataaaatttagcgGAATCAATATTTAGCCTAGGTTGATTCATACAGCgctatccaggaggactagcttcatttaaagcCACATACTTGTTCTGTTTAACCCAGGTTTATCAAAGTCCTAAACAAAGTCTGGATGTGTGATAGTTTCTAtgacaataagtgctttagagGTGCTGGCTGTGTATTCAATGTGCTTTTGTGGTGTctatattaattacatttttatttagctcGAGGAACAGATATGGTCTCCCTATGGTCCCACTATCGTATTGGAATGAGATCAGAGCATACTACTGCATCGGACATTATCTTCAATCTCTGTGAAGTTATccttgctaacctctgactgactaAGGCGTATAttattagctccagcatgtatgTAACCTATGCTGTCTTAAAGCCCTCAAATCTTTCACCAAACTGTCTTTCTTGCAGGTTTCCAGGGATCTTCACCACACCAGTGAAGAGAGTTTACTATTTCCGGTTCTATGCTCAATGGCATCAAAATAGCTGTCAGTGTGTTTAAAAACGCCAGTTCTCAGTCTTTTCTTAAAAGCCCATCAGTAACAGAAATGCCAGCATTGGGGTCATACTGACTCTAGTAAAAGAGACGAGATTTTCACCAAGCTGCTGCCAAACACTAGCTTTGGCTTTGGTTTTTTACTTTTCCCACTTTGTAATGGTGGCTTGTGACATTCCTTAAACAGAGTGTGGAGTTATTGCGATGCAACATACGGGAAGCTGGCCAGTTGCTTCAGGTTTAAATCcttaaatcatatttaaatagatttcTTGCTAAATGTGGAAAAGAGGGCTGCACAAATTTCATTTTTTCAACCAAAGTACTGATTGcacttaagtaaaaaaacagcacttttctttattttaaaacttttaaagtgAATAAACTACAGAAAATGCAATCAAGCATAAATAGAATGttaagaataataattaaaataactaataaatatcACCTGTGCTTTCTTGACTATAGCACTTCATCTATGTATGTGCTggttagaataaaataaaataaaataaaatctttattgtcattacacaaaTGCAACAAAATTGAGTGCCGTCCTTGgtattactataaaaaaaatactatgcGTATAATACACATAGCAGaaaaagcttcttttttttgcaagcttctattatttaacaaaacaatCATTATAGTTATTATCTGTTAGCAGTTAaactaaatattgtttaaaaagctAATAACAATTTATAGCGACTACAAACTGCCATTTTCTCACCAAGTTCtgattttatcttatttttcaatcaatatatatacagtatacaaaagtACCCCCTTATCTGCATCCAAAGCAAAGAGGTCATGTGCAAATCAAAGAGATTATCCACTCATCACTGGCTTTAGATTTTACAAAGTACAAAAGTTCAAAAGGACAAACGTATTTGATTGTTTTAGAAACCCCAGATTTacgcaaaaaaataaagtttaaaggaGCAAAGATCAAAGCAGCAGATattaaaatgatatataaaGGCAAGCCATGATCACTCCTGACCTAACCTTGATCCTACAGCCGATCTACAGGAGCTACAGCTGGGGTAAACAGTCTTAAATCCAACATGTCGATTAGCGCACAGTTAGTTTTGCTGCTTTGTGCCTGCTGCGTTCAAGCGCAGGATTTCATGTCACCCAACGTGAACGTTTTAAGTGAACTCGGAAAAATTAAAGACCTGAAAGAAAGAGTAAAAACGACAGAGGACGTGTTGCAGAGCCAAAATAACTCAGTGACTGAGCTGACCACGAAACTGGACGAggtgaaaagtgaaaatgaaggtacatacactatacatattttaataatatactgGTGTAGAGGTTATCACTGTAGCCTCACACTTTCAGGGTCAAGGCTTTTAATGTTCTTTCTAATAAAAACTgctatttatatacattatatacaagtGAAGTCCAAACAATGTCCATACtgtagttacagtacagtataactctactgtatatctatctGTCGATTTAAAACAGCTCTGAAGACGACGGTCCAAACTCTACAGGAAAAAGTCGAAAGTCTACAGAACGAAAACGaaggtaaataaaaagattgCGATGTTAAGAGTTTATAAGttttattaaagactttatttaaagacatatttttgtgttgttaCAGTCAGGAAGGTGGCCTTTTCAGCATCACTTTTAGCTTCTGGGGAGGGACACACCGGCCCCTATAATTCTGTTCCGTCTCCATTAATCTACAAAAAAGTCTTCACTAATGCTGGAAACGGCTACGACTCAAACACTGGTAAATATGTGATAACAATTAGAATAtctattaataaaatatgttggCTGTAAGTCATGTATATGTCTTTACCCAATAATTCCTTATATAAATAGGTAAATGTTTCTTTAGTGCTtttcactcgcttttattaAATCTCAAATCTTTCACCAAACTGTCTTTCTTGCACGTCTCCAGGGATCTTCACCGCACCAGTGAAAGGAGTTTACTATTTCAGATTCTACGCTCACTGTCACGGCGGCATCAAAATGGCCGTCAGTCTGTTTAAAAATGGAGAACGTCAGTGCTCGGTGTTTTCCTGGAGGCCCATCACTAACGGCAACGCCAGCAACGGGGTCATTCTCACTCTAGAAAAAGGAGACCAGATGTTCACCAAGCTGTGGGAAAACACCTGGGTTTATGATGATCCAGCGAGCTATACCAGCTTCGGAGGGTTTTTACTTTTCCCCCTGTGAAACGGTGCCTTTAACAGAGTTATTGGGATGCCTCATGCAGGAATTTCATTAGTTACGTAAAACTAATTTGAGCTTGATTTTCTACAAATTTAAGACCCAATTACACTCAAGCTAATCAGACATGATAGTGAATGAAGTGACAGACAAAGATTTAAATTCACTGCCATTTATTTGATTAGAAAAAGACTTTAATGAGTCAGTGTGGATTTAAACATGTTTGTATTTGCatgctatactgtatgtgtgtaataaaaTGCAAATCCTATGACAACCTGGAAGCATGATTTCAAAAGCAGACGTtataaatgttgtataaaataaaggaaTCAATTTGCAATACATGTGTGCATGTGGCTcatggatttattattattattattattattattattattatttgtttttactcttttttgaCTTCAtagaaaataatttacaaacaaATACCCAAATCCCTGTTCAGTTGAGTTGATGTTAAATAAGAAAAGGGgtaaaaatatcattaaacattcgtctgtgtttttcttttcttcctccaTTCCATCATGATGAACACCTCTCATAGTAATGCTAGAAGCTATATTAAACACTATTGTTGATACATTTAGCTAGCTAACAAGTAACCTTTACCATGCTCTAAAAACAACACTGCAGTAATCATAGCTAGCTAATTTAtcattaagcaaaagtacaaaaaaaacaacaacaacaatcaagcTGCCGTAACTACTGTATTATATGTGCAGAGAGCTTTGTCCAGGCGCGGTGAAATAAGGCGTACGGATCAGAAAGGTTTTGGTCGCGCTGTTCTACTGAGAATGAGCGAGAGCTCCAGCTCCTTGGCCATATCCGAACCCTTTCGGCCCGAAGCTTTTAGCATAGCAAGCTGTGTGTGGCACACAAAATGTCTTTAGTGCCATATTTTTGCAATGATAAGATAAATGAAATACGTCTGGGGCTAGATACAttgggtacggaaagtattcagacctccttaaatttttcactctgtGCTATATTGCTCCTATATATTTTTCctattaatgtacacacagcacccccatattgacagaaaaacacagaattgttgattctacatacaacataaattaacatcaatttacaaaattaactagctaactaagaaactcaattagctgactagctcagacaagacagatttGCATTAACAGAAAACTATCCAAGTCCTATACAGAagaaacaacataaagtgcacgtgtgTGTAAACTAGATATCCTTATTGCTTTGATATCTGTGTTGATCATAATGCCGGCTAGACTGAGGCAAAAATAGCTTTCATTTCACACTCACCGCTCCTGCCCCGATGGTCTTCTCGGTTGCGTAGACGGCTTTGCAGCGCATCAGAACCCCCGAACATCTGGGCAAACTTGGATGTGTTCTGGTTGTTAGTGGGCTGGTGTGGCCGATCACTGTTAAGATCAAAGACAAATTCAAACATAGTCAAGCAATGGTAATGAGTTTAAActtatgtattttgtttgaTCTTTAAATGCACAGCTTACATTTCATGCTTGATTCCCAGAGACTTTCCTTTGTCCATGCTCAGTGTCCTGGCACCTGCACCATATTTCTTGTCATGGCAGGACTTACAGTAGTCTTCGTTTTCATGGGTGGCCACAGTAGTGCTATCTAAGGTTTTTCCAGCACACCACTACCACCAAGAAAGGAAAATTTAGTGATGTAAaagtcaaaaaataaaaagcacaaaacattaTTCTGGTTTAAATTATACTGGAATAGTCTTCAGGTCCCCACAATCCTGAGTACAGAATAAAGCGGAATAcaagatgaatgagtgagtgagtaagtgaagtGTAGAATGGATGCAGAATTGCTAAAATGTGGCAAAAGTGTTCTAAatagtattgtaaaaaaaaatatatatatatattttatatttaccaCAAGGGTCAATTCATTAGAATAGAAATGTTTGTTCcatgcaatgtttaatttttgtgtaTCTGCTGTAAACTTAGGAGACGTTCTGTCTaaaaacagatgcaagacaaaACCAAACTTAAAACATGGCAACTTATAGCCAAACTGATTGGTCACCTCATTTCAGTGGAGTGCCCCCATCACCTGACCAAAGTGCATTCTGGGATCCAAAAGTCTTTGGT
This genomic window contains:
- the LOC128530793 gene encoding cerebellin-1-like, with amino-acid sequence MSISAQLVLLLCACCVQAQDFMSPNVNVLSELGKIKDLKERVKTTEDVLQSQNNSVTELTTKLDEVKSENEALKTTVQTLQEKVESLQNENEVRKVAFSASLLASGEGHTGPYNSVPSPLIYKKVFTNAGNGYDSNTGIFTAPVKGVYYFRFYAHCHGGIKMAVSLFKNGERQCSVFSWRPITNGNASNGVILTLEKGDQMFTKLWENTWVYDDPASYTSFGGFLLFPL